One genomic window of Comamonas serinivorans includes the following:
- a CDS encoding DMT family transporter: MAWIYLLFAGLLEVIWAYTMKLSNGFTKLGPSAITLVAMIASFGLLSVAMRSLPLGTAYTIWTGIGAVGAFVLGVTVLGEALTPMRVLAAVLIVTGLVLMKLSSS, translated from the coding sequence TTGCTCGAGGTCATCTGGGCCTACACCATGAAGCTGTCCAACGGCTTCACCAAGCTGGGCCCCAGCGCCATCACCCTGGTCGCCATGATCGCCAGCTTCGGCCTGCTCAGCGTCGCCATGCGCAGCCTGCCGCTGGGCACGGCCTACACCATCTGGACCGGCATCGGCGCCGTGGGCGCCTTTGTGCTCGGCGTCACCGTGCTGGGCGAAGCCCTCACGCCCATGCGTGTGCTGGCGGCGGTGCTCATCGTCACCGGCCTGGTGCTGATGAAGCTCAGCAGCAGCTGA
- a CDS encoding lysozyme inhibitor LprI family protein, with product MPFRSCLAPWFQPPALRQLRRRGGAPRVGALSPPHAWVLAAVGALCLAWTAPAAAQAGARCNPQGSVDEVNACSVRDFQQADTAIQVLYGDVMRIQPAHERPALRKEQTAWAREREARCRQQTAAQQARPEWPRLLHECLTRVTQERRAGLMRWMSADTPAAAP from the coding sequence ATGCCGTTCCGATCCTGCCTTGCCCCCTGGTTCCAGCCGCCGGCCCTGCGCCAGCTTCGTCGCCGCGGGGGTGCCCCGCGCGTCGGCGCCCTGTCGCCGCCTCACGCCTGGGTGCTGGCCGCCGTGGGCGCCCTGTGCCTGGCGTGGACGGCCCCGGCAGCGGCGCAAGCGGGCGCCCGCTGCAACCCCCAGGGCAGCGTGGACGAGGTGAACGCCTGCTCGGTGCGGGATTTTCAGCAGGCCGACACCGCCATCCAGGTGCTGTATGGCGACGTGATGCGCATCCAGCCGGCGCACGAACGCCCCGCTTTGCGCAAGGAGCAAACGGCCTGGGCCCGCGAGCGCGAGGCCCGGTGCCGCCAACAGACCGCCGCGCAACAGGCACGCCCCGAGTGGCCACGGCTGCTGCACGAATGCCTGACCCGCGTCACCCAGGAGCGCCGCGCCGGCCTCATGCGCTGGATGAGCGCGGACACCCCTGCCGCTGCGCCTTGA